A stretch of the Bacillus licheniformis DSM 13 = ATCC 14580 genome encodes the following:
- the rlmD gene encoding 23S rRNA (uracil(1939)-C(5))-methyltransferase RlmD — MERTPVKRDKKGSSAELKVGQQFPLTIKRLGINGEGVGYFKKKVVFVPGALPGEEVVVEATKVHPKFSEGRVKKVRKRSEHRVKPPCIIYEQCGGCQLQHLAYEEQLKGKRDIVIQSLERHTRFDIGKMDIRPTIGMENPWHYRNKSQFQLGLSKNGKMVAGLYGLDSHRLVPITECIVQHPATNKTTQTVKQVLEDFGISVYNERKRTGDVRTIVTRVGFETGEVQVVLVTSKEDLPRKELIAEEIKKRLPEVTSVIQNVNKAKTSVVFGDDTRLLAGNMVIQEFLGEVSFELSARAFFQLNPIQTVKLYDEVKKAAKLTGREKVVDAYCGVGTIGMWIADGAKEIRGMDVIKESIDDANQNAKKHGIENARYVTGTAEHWLPKWTKEGFRPDVVIVDPPRTGCDRTFLDTIRQVKPKRFVYVSCNPSTLAKDLQYLAKDYHVEYIQPVDMFPQTAHVESVVSLKLK; from the coding sequence ATGGAGAGAACACCAGTGAAACGTGACAAAAAAGGATCATCAGCAGAATTAAAAGTCGGACAGCAATTTCCGCTGACGATCAAGCGCCTCGGCATCAATGGCGAAGGCGTCGGCTACTTCAAGAAAAAAGTCGTCTTCGTCCCCGGCGCGCTGCCGGGAGAAGAAGTCGTCGTCGAGGCGACAAAGGTTCATCCGAAATTTTCCGAAGGGCGGGTCAAAAAGGTGCGCAAACGTTCAGAGCACCGCGTCAAGCCGCCCTGCATCATCTATGAGCAATGCGGGGGCTGCCAGCTCCAGCATCTGGCTTATGAAGAGCAGCTGAAAGGAAAACGGGACATCGTCATTCAATCGCTCGAACGGCACACCCGTTTTGACATCGGCAAAATGGACATCAGGCCGACGATCGGCATGGAAAACCCGTGGCACTATCGGAATAAAAGCCAGTTTCAGCTCGGGCTTTCGAAAAACGGAAAGATGGTGGCCGGGCTGTACGGCCTTGACTCGCACCGTCTTGTCCCGATTACGGAATGCATTGTTCAGCATCCGGCGACGAACAAAACGACGCAAACCGTCAAGCAGGTTCTTGAAGACTTCGGCATTTCCGTCTACAACGAACGGAAGCGCACGGGCGATGTCCGCACGATCGTGACGAGGGTCGGCTTCGAGACGGGGGAAGTGCAGGTTGTCCTTGTCACGTCAAAAGAAGACCTGCCGCGCAAGGAGCTCATTGCAGAAGAAATCAAGAAGCGTCTGCCTGAAGTGACATCTGTGATTCAAAACGTCAACAAAGCCAAAACATCGGTTGTCTTCGGCGATGATACAAGGCTCTTAGCCGGCAATATGGTCATTCAGGAATTTCTCGGAGAGGTTTCATTTGAGCTGAGCGCCCGCGCTTTTTTTCAGCTCAATCCGATCCAGACAGTCAAGCTGTATGACGAAGTGAAAAAAGCGGCAAAACTGACCGGGCGCGAAAAAGTCGTCGACGCATATTGCGGCGTCGGCACGATCGGAATGTGGATCGCCGACGGGGCAAAAGAAATCCGCGGCATGGACGTCATCAAAGAATCGATTGATGACGCCAACCAAAACGCCAAAAAGCACGGAATCGAAAATGCGCGCTATGTAACAGGAACGGCCGAGCACTGGCTGCCGAAATGGACAAAAGAAGGCTTCAGGCCCGACGTCGTCATCGTCGATCCGCCAAGAACAGGCTGTGACCGCACGTTCCTTGATACGATCAGGCAGGTTAAGCCGAAGCGGTTCGTTTATGTCTCATGCAATCCGTCAACACTTGCGAAAGATTTGCAGTACTTGGCGAAGGATTACCATGTAGAATACATTCAGCCTGTCGATATGTTTCCGCAGACGGCGCACGTCGAATCGGTCGTATCGCTGAAGCTGAAATAA
- a CDS encoding DUF6884 domain-containing protein — protein MKRLCIIPCGAKKIWDVDPDIGPSAAKDVYLSPFHRACRAYAQTFFTDWVILSAKHGFLKPEDIVPENYDVTFGMRHPEIMPDGGLKAQGERKNLMDCDEIVMLGGKKYRPVLRNVFGSGQQIIYPLAGYRGIGYMLQALKRAVDEGRELGEHEKNEFF, from the coding sequence ATGAAAAGACTTTGCATCATCCCGTGCGGGGCGAAAAAAATCTGGGATGTTGATCCGGACATCGGCCCGTCCGCCGCAAAGGATGTCTATCTAAGCCCATTTCACCGGGCGTGCCGCGCATATGCGCAGACATTTTTTACGGATTGGGTGATTCTTTCAGCAAAACACGGTTTTTTAAAACCTGAAGATATCGTTCCTGAAAACTATGACGTCACATTTGGGATGCGCCACCCAGAGATTATGCCGGATGGCGGGCTGAAGGCTCAAGGTGAACGGAAAAACCTGATGGATTGCGATGAAATCGTCATGCTCGGCGGAAAAAAATACAGGCCTGTACTGAGGAACGTGTTTGGCAGCGGACAGCAGATCATATACCCGCTGGCGGGATACCGGGGAATCGGCTATATGCTGCAGGCGCTGAAGCGGGCTGTCGATGAAGGCCGGGAACTTGGTGAACATGAAAAAAATGAGTTTTTTTAA
- a CDS encoding TetR/AcrR family transcriptional regulator yields MQETNERIISAALDLMQKYGFKSVTIKDIALHSGVSEMTVYRHFKTKLGLLEAAVQQFSYIPAFQRVFENDITWNLEKDLTLIAESYLLHMEKNKPLYLIAVQDGGRMTDLFGSLLKHMEELLCYLTDYFRTMQDKNLMKKGDADSQAFAFLSSLYGYFSSGALAGGRFQKVAKDTYIKQITAAFCGGLHV; encoded by the coding sequence TTGCAAGAGACGAACGAACGGATCATATCTGCTGCTTTAGACTTAATGCAAAAATACGGATTCAAGTCGGTGACAATAAAGGATATCGCGCTTCATTCAGGCGTCAGCGAGATGACGGTCTACCGCCACTTCAAAACTAAGCTTGGACTTTTGGAAGCGGCCGTTCAACAATTTTCTTATATACCAGCCTTTCAGCGCGTATTTGAAAACGATATCACTTGGAACCTGGAGAAAGACTTAACATTGATTGCAGAATCGTATTTGCTTCATATGGAAAAAAACAAGCCGCTCTACCTTATCGCTGTTCAAGACGGCGGAAGGATGACTGATCTTTTCGGTTCTCTGTTAAAGCATATGGAGGAGCTCCTTTGTTATTTAACAGACTACTTTCGGACGATGCAGGACAAAAACCTGATGAAAAAGGGAGATGCAGATTCACAGGCCTTCGCTTTTCTGTCATCTTTATACGGATACTTCTCGTCTGGCGCATTGGCTGGCGGCCGTTTTCAAAAAGTCGCTAAAGACACTTATATTAAACAGATAACCGCCGCCTTCTGCGGCGGCTTGCATGTATGA
- a CDS encoding macrolide family glycosyltransferase: MKNILIVNFPAEGHVNPTLGITKAFADRGDNVHYLSTEKYKDRLEGVGATVHLYKDLVRNAHIDPNSPSGLLEFLKIHLKTSLYILDIVKELSKSISFDVVYYDTFGAGELVRDYLNIPGIASSASFLFGQEHKKILPLHPDSGAELHLDKECEDLLAELKEKYGVSPRHTGQFMSNQAELTVVYTSRYFQPDSGRFGDDVLFIGPRFPKRLDKTDFPVESLKNEKVIYISMGTVLGKTADFFNMCIDAFRDFDGKVVIAAGEKSDYAEIKEVPEHFIIAPYVPQLEVLKEADVFITHGGMNSVNEGIHYRVPMVVLPHDKDQPMIAQRLKELNAGYPLFAEEVNAERLRDAAEQVLTDGKYQEGIQKIDESFSNCMDIKDALARIDEYTARKKVAAAITESRY; this comes from the coding sequence ATGAAAAATATTCTAATCGTCAATTTTCCGGCGGAAGGTCATGTCAATCCTACATTAGGGATCACCAAAGCATTTGCTGACAGAGGCGACAATGTGCACTATCTTTCAACAGAAAAGTATAAAGACAGGCTGGAGGGCGTCGGAGCTACCGTTCATTTATACAAAGATCTGGTGAGAAACGCGCATATTGATCCGAATTCACCGTCCGGCCTTCTTGAATTTTTAAAAATTCATCTCAAAACCTCGCTGTATATTCTAGACATTGTAAAAGAGCTGTCCAAAAGCATTTCGTTCGATGTCGTGTATTATGACACATTCGGTGCGGGTGAATTGGTCAGGGATTATTTGAACATTCCGGGAATCGCTTCGTCGGCTTCATTTCTCTTCGGACAAGAACATAAGAAGATTCTGCCGTTGCATCCGGATTCAGGCGCGGAGCTGCACTTGGACAAAGAATGTGAGGACCTGCTTGCGGAACTGAAAGAAAAGTACGGCGTCTCGCCTAGGCATACAGGACAGTTTATGAGCAATCAGGCGGAGCTGACCGTTGTGTATACAAGCCGGTATTTTCAGCCTGACAGCGGCCGTTTTGGGGATGATGTGCTGTTTATCGGCCCGCGTTTTCCAAAGCGCCTGGACAAGACCGATTTTCCGGTAGAATCGTTGAAGAATGAGAAAGTCATTTATATTTCAATGGGAACCGTACTTGGCAAAACTGCGGATTTTTTCAATATGTGCATTGATGCTTTTCGTGATTTCGACGGCAAGGTTGTCATCGCCGCTGGCGAAAAATCGGACTACGCGGAAATTAAAGAAGTGCCGGAGCATTTTATCATCGCCCCGTATGTGCCGCAATTAGAGGTGCTTAAAGAGGCCGATGTGTTCATCACGCACGGCGGCATGAACAGCGTCAATGAAGGCATCCATTACCGTGTCCCGATGGTTGTGCTTCCGCATGATAAAGATCAGCCGATGATCGCCCAGCGCTTGAAAGAGCTGAATGCGGGATATCCTCTGTTTGCAGAAGAAGTGAATGCTGAAAGATTGAGAGATGCAGCAGAACAAGTGCTCACTGACGGAAAATATCAGGAAGGTATTCAAAAAATTGATGAAAGCTTCAGCAACTGCATGGACATTAAAGATGCATTGGCGCGTATTGATGAATATACGGCGCGGAAAAAAGTCGCTGCAGCCATAACAGAAAGCCGCTACTAA
- a CDS encoding YckD family protein, whose amino-acid sequence MRKLCVCLLLVIPLSCTAVMPSAYGETRVYQELTDKQKNELASLQKDIMEKKKQLINKYVEYGILDQERGKEIKSHIEKRYEKEREDGFLPKWKHHKEKFRPHHIH is encoded by the coding sequence ATGCGCAAACTGTGCGTTTGCCTGCTTCTCGTCATTCCGCTGTCATGTACGGCTGTCATGCCCTCTGCCTACGGGGAAACACGCGTTTATCAAGAGTTGACGGACAAGCAGAAAAATGAACTGGCTTCTTTGCAAAAGGACATTATGGAAAAGAAAAAACAGCTGATCAATAAGTATGTGGAGTACGGAATACTTGATCAGGAAAGGGGAAAGGAAATCAAGTCTCATATTGAAAAGCGCTATGAAAAAGAGCGGGAAGACGGATTTTTGCCAAAGTGGAAGCACCATAAAGAAAAGTTTCGCCCGCATCACATTCATTAA